The proteins below come from a single Vitis vinifera cultivar Pinot Noir 40024 chromosome 9, ASM3070453v1 genomic window:
- the LOC104880437 gene encoding leucine-rich repeat extensin-like protein 3 has protein sequence MAMASSTFTSGFFLFLIAALFHATPACSDEFSSELCKGHGCHPKYPPPPPPPPPPEHVPPPVDPPIVLPTPYYPLPPPPDSHSKVPPPPPVDPPIVPPTPYYPPPTPPPPEAATPPDPHGKVPPPQEPVQAPPPYPNGKVPPPPCDDLTYNSRKLKA, from the coding sequence ATGGCCATGGCTTCTTCCACCTTCACCTcgggtttctttctttttttgattgCTGCTCTCTTTCATGCCACTCCTGCTTGTTCGGATGAGTTCTCGTCTGAGCTCTGCAAAGGCCATGGCTGTCACCCTAAAtatccacctccacctccacctccacctccaccggAGCATGTTCCACCGCCAGTGGATCCACCAATTGTGCTCCCTACTCCTTACTATCCCCTCCCACCACCACCGGATTCCCACAGCAAAGTTCCTCCGCCGCCGCCAGTGGATCCACCGATTGTGCCCCCAACTCCTTATTATCCTCCTCCAACACCTCCACCACCAGAAGCTGCAACACCACCGGATCCCCACGGCAAGGTTCCTCCGCCACAAGAACCTGTACAAGCACCACCACCATATCCCAATGGCAAGGTTCCACCACCACCCTGCGATGATCTAACCTACAATTCAAGGAAGCTTAAGGCCTAA
- the LOC104880439 gene encoding uncharacterized protein LOC104880439, giving the protein MSKLASMLVKHQEESKNWKGCIGPKIEAKVQENIAKGAVYPVTPFKNGVFGVCMGRALLNVDILNHTCTCRGWQMLGIPCEHATAVIISIGQNVTDFVDDCYKYPMQELIYGGSFSGIETHDMSTVDDDGLVRSITGEVFFSLKPPHTKRPLGRPRKKRIKSQFQDKRPVYCSRCHMSGHNRKTCKNPLP; this is encoded by the coding sequence ATGTCCAAGTTAGCTTCTATGCTTGTGAAGCATCAAGAAGAGTCTAAGAATTGGAAAGGGTGTATAGGGCCAAAAATTGAAGCTAAGGTGCAGGAAAATATTGCAAAGGGTGCGGTATATCCAGTCACACCGTTCAAGAATGGAGTATTTGGGGTATGTATGGGGAGAGCCTTGTTGAATGTAGACATTCTGAACCATACATGCACTTGTAGGGGTTGGCAGATGTTGGGAATCCCTTGTGAGCATGCCACAGCCGTCATTATTTCCATTGGTCAAAATGTTACTGATTTCGTCGATGATTGTTACAAATACCCAATGCAAGAGTTGATATATGGGGGCTCTTTCTCCGGCATAGAGACCCATGACATGTCTACTGTGGACGATGATGGTTTGGTTCGATCTATCACCGGGGAGGTGTTCTTCTCTCTAAAGCCTCCACATACAAAGCGCCCTCTTGGAAGGCCAAGGAAGAAGCGCATTAAGTCTCAATTTCAAGATAAACGGCCTGTTTATTGCTCTCGTTGTCATATGTCCGGCCACAACAGAAAAACCTGCAAAAATCCTTTGCCCTAA
- the LOC104880438 gene encoding uncharacterized protein LOC104880438: MEEEMFCYIHEGGELVKTAVGSVEYKGGRTNCSVVSKNISQSEFFSKVCGVLNLDSNSIKLEFTVKFDPSCLLPLHNDGDIVNMFKFNDMFCHVYISQCSECGDDLICPTSGPTPIVASNSAHVSSIGEPPLHISNESPTIQSVGFSQRCAMTNTVQLQPSRFEHSIVGSGHTFPNASEFRDAIYLMSLAGKFRYSYKRNSPKHMTVVCKIEDCPWKITARAIGDSNIVQVHTFRNVHNHCLEDVVLSQPLVRSTRASLVIDDVIRSTPEYQPRQICKDFVRQHGIQLTYLQAWKMKEKAKERIYGQPKNYYKLLPWMCERMLATNPGSSVELSYSNDDHFEKLFVAHSISIEGFVRGCRPIIAIDSAHMSGPYGGALFSATSYDANDSMFPLAFGVMSLENYKDWLWFLEKLKIVVGNKEVIIISDRHHALLRSVPEVFGIENHAYCYRHLKENFSSFLSKHNTRGNKGKENALQFLDSIAYGRLEHDYNVSMVELKKYNEALATWVEENAPHHWAMSKFPK, translated from the exons ATGGAAGAGGAGATGTTTTGTTACATTCATGAAGGTGGTGAGCTTGTTAAGACTGCTGTTGGGTCCGTCGAATATAAAGGAGGTCGGACCAATTGCAGTGTTGTTAGCAAGAATATCTCACAATCTGAATTCTTTTCAAAAGTATGTGGTGTACTGAACTTGGATTCCAATTCCATTAAATTGGAATTCACAGTCAAGTTTGACCCATCATGTCTATTGCCACTGCATAATGATGGCGACATAGTCAATATGTTCAAATTCAACGACATGTTTTGTCATGTCTACATCTCCCAGTGTTCCGAATGTGGTGATGACCTCATTTGCCCTACTAG TGGCCCAACCCCCATTGTTGCTTCAAACTCAGCTCATGTTTCCTCTATTGGCGAGCCCCCATTACACATCTCTAATGAGTCGCCCACAATTCAGTCAGTTGGGTTTTCCCAAAGATGTGCTATGACAAATACCGTTCAACTTCAACCAAGCCGGTTCGAACATTCAATTGTAGGTAGTGGACATACCTTCCCAAATGCGTCGGAGTTTCGAGATGCAATCTATTTGATGTCTTTGGCTGGAAAATTTCGATATTCTTACAAAAGGAATAGTCCAAAACACATGACCGTAGTATGCAAAATTGAAGATTGTCCTTGGAAAATCACTGCGCGTGCAATAGGGGATTCAAACATTGTTCAAGTACACACATTCCGAAATGTGCATAACCATTGCTTGGAAGATGTTGTCTTGTCTCAGCCTTTAGTGAGATCCACTCGTGCATCGTTGGTCATTGATGATGTCATTCGATCTACTCCTGAATACCAACCACGCCAAATTTGTAAGGACTTTGTAAGGCAACATGGCATCCAATTAACTTACCTACAAGCATGGAAAATGAAGGAGAAGGCTAAGGAGCGCATTTATGGACAACCCAAGAATTATTACAAATTGTTGCCATGGATGTGTGAAAGAATGCTTGCAACAAATCCGGGATCGAGTGTTGAGCTGAGTTATTCCAATGATGACCATTTTGAGAAGCTTTTTGTTGCTCATTCAATATCTATCGAAGGGTTTGTAAGGGGGTGTCGACCAATCATTGCAATTGATTCGGCCCATATGAGTGGGCCTTATGGCGGTGCTCTATTTTCAGCCACCTCTTACGATGCTAATGACTCCATGTTCCCCTTAGCCTTTGGAGTGATGAGCTTGGAAAATTATAAAGATTGGTTATGGTTCTTGGAAAAACTGAAGATAGTTGTGGGAAACAAGGAAGTTATTATTATCTCAGATAGACATCATGCTTTGCTTCGTAGTGTCCCTGAGGTGTTTGGCATTGAAAACCATGCTTATTGCTACCGTCACCTAAAGGAGAATTTTAGTAGTTTCTTGTCCAAGCATAACACACGAGGGAACAAGGGTAAAGAAAATGCATTGCAATTCCTAGATAGCATTGCGTATGGAAGGCTAGAACATGATTATAACGTTTCCATggttgaactaaaaaaatacaacGAGGCTTTAGCCACATGGGTTGAAGAAAATGCGCCGCACCATTGGGCCATGTCAAAATTCCCAAAATAA